A region from the Nocardioides coralli genome encodes:
- a CDS encoding HAD-IIA family hydrolase yields MLRATAGPLVDSHDLVMFDLDGVVYIGETAVPGAPDQLRALRDTGVHVAFITNNASRPPDAVVQRLAAVGVEASPADVVTSAQAAAHVLRTRFGSDAAIAVLGAEGLVEAVREEGLEPRDVDDADVVAIVSGYGPDVVWRDVMRAAVRIRGGLPWVASNTDRTLPTHDGPAPGHGVLVDMIARFADVTPEVAGKPERPLLDETIRRVGGDRPLMVGDRIDTDIEGARNVSVASLLVMTGVTGLDELVSAAPRLRPTHVSTDLTGLFAVHGCPERRDAGWELGGWTARVDDGVLAVTGSGAVDDWWRVVATAGWHHLDEHGTPVDTTGSVPPGTAPER; encoded by the coding sequence GTGCTCAGGGCGACGGCAGGACCCTTGGTCGACTCCCACGACCTGGTGATGTTCGACCTCGACGGCGTGGTCTACATCGGGGAGACCGCCGTGCCCGGGGCGCCCGACCAGCTCCGCGCCCTGCGCGACACCGGTGTGCACGTCGCGTTCATCACCAACAACGCCTCTCGCCCTCCCGACGCGGTGGTCCAGCGGCTCGCCGCGGTGGGGGTCGAGGCCTCCCCGGCCGATGTCGTCACCTCTGCCCAGGCCGCGGCCCACGTGCTCCGGACGAGGTTCGGCAGCGACGCGGCCATCGCGGTGCTGGGCGCGGAGGGCCTGGTCGAGGCGGTGCGGGAGGAGGGCCTCGAGCCGCGCGACGTCGACGACGCGGACGTGGTGGCGATCGTGAGCGGCTACGGGCCGGACGTCGTGTGGCGCGACGTGATGCGTGCGGCGGTGCGGATCCGCGGGGGCCTGCCCTGGGTCGCCAGCAACACCGACCGTACGCTCCCCACGCACGACGGCCCAGCGCCCGGGCACGGCGTGCTCGTCGACATGATCGCGCGCTTCGCTGACGTCACCCCGGAGGTGGCCGGCAAACCCGAGCGGCCCCTGCTCGACGAGACCATCCGCCGCGTCGGCGGTGACCGACCGCTGATGGTCGGCGACCGGATCGACACCGACATCGAGGGCGCGCGGAACGTGTCGGTCGCCTCGCTCCTCGTCATGACGGGCGTCACCGGCCTGGATGAGCTGGTCTCCGCCGCGCCGAGACTGCGGCCGACCCACGTCTCCACCGATCTCACGGGGTTGTTCGCGGTGCACGGGTGCCCGGAGCGACGCGACGCCGGGTGGGAGCTCGGGGGGTGGACCGCACGCGTCGACGACGGAGTCCTCGCCGTGACCGGCTCGGGAGCGGTCGACGACTGGTGGCGGGTGGTGGCCACGGCTGGGTGGCACCACCTGGACGAGCACGGCACGCCTGTGGACACCACGGGGTCGGTGCCGCCCGGGACCGCCCCGGAGCGGTAG
- a CDS encoding TlyA family RNA methyltransferase: MPRRLRLDAELVRRGLARSREHASELVAAGRVTVAGARATKPATGVTTDAAIVVRDDPDRPDYVSRGGHKLAGALEVFTPAGLDVAGRRCLDAGASTGGFTDVLLRAGAREVVAVDVGYGQLAWPVRTDPRVVVHDRTNIRDLTPELVGDPVDLVVGDLSFISLTLVLDALVSVTSPDGDLALMVKPQFEVGKDRVGKGGVVRDPELWVEAVATVAEAAATRGWGVRMVTPSPLPGPSGNVEFFLWLRRGPDSLSAAERDAVVRGGTSTSAPGEKVDP, translated from the coding sequence GTGCCGCGCCGACTCCGGCTGGACGCCGAGCTGGTCCGGCGAGGACTGGCCCGGTCCCGTGAGCACGCCAGCGAGCTGGTGGCTGCCGGTCGGGTCACCGTCGCCGGAGCCCGGGCCACGAAGCCTGCGACCGGCGTCACCACGGACGCGGCGATCGTGGTGCGCGACGACCCCGACCGACCCGACTACGTCTCGCGCGGGGGTCACAAGCTGGCAGGGGCACTCGAGGTCTTCACCCCGGCGGGGCTCGACGTCGCAGGGCGCCGCTGTCTCGACGCCGGCGCGTCGACCGGGGGGTTCACCGACGTGCTGCTGCGGGCAGGCGCACGAGAGGTCGTGGCCGTCGACGTGGGCTACGGCCAGCTCGCTTGGCCGGTCCGCACCGATCCACGCGTCGTCGTCCACGACCGCACCAACATCCGTGACCTCACCCCGGAGCTGGTGGGGGACCCGGTCGACCTGGTCGTGGGAGATCTGTCCTTCATCTCGCTGACGCTGGTGCTGGACGCGCTGGTCTCGGTGACCTCGCCCGACGGCGACCTCGCCCTCATGGTGAAGCCGCAGTTCGAGGTGGGGAAGGACCGCGTGGGCAAGGGGGGTGTGGTTCGGGATCCCGAGCTCTGGGTGGAGGCCGTGGCCACCGTGGCGGAGGCTGCCGCGACGCGGGGATGGGGGGTTCGCATGGTCACACCGAGCCCACTGCCCGGTCCCTCGGGCAACGTCGAGTTCTTCCTGTGGCTCCGCCGCGGCCCGGACTCCCTGTCGGCGGCCGAACGCGACGCCGTCGTGCGGGGCGGCACCTCGACGTCGGCGCCGGGTGAGAAGGTGGACCCGTGA
- a CDS encoding NAD kinase has protein sequence MTPATDRRVLLLAHTGRPEAHAIATAFVRTLVGHGILVRLLADEARDLGLGPECPEGIEYADGEADAGHGCELAVVIGGDGTILRAAEITHESGTPVLGVNIGHVGFLAEAEVDDVESTIEAIVQRRYTTDERFTIDVTVHHDGELVSSTFALNEASVEKAARERMLEVVLEIDGRPLSRWGCDGVVCATPTGSTAYNFSAGGPIVWPGVEALCVVPLSAHALFARPMVVAPTSVVAVEVLTRSDGAGVLWCDGRRTVDLPPGARIEVRRGATPVRLVRLHAAPFTDRLVAKFDLPVEGWRGAGERRRRNGGAGA, from the coding sequence GTGACCCCGGCCACCGACCGCCGCGTGCTGCTGCTGGCCCACACCGGCCGGCCGGAGGCGCACGCGATCGCGACGGCGTTCGTCCGCACGCTCGTCGGTCACGGGATCCTCGTGAGGCTGCTCGCCGACGAGGCACGTGACCTGGGGTTGGGCCCGGAGTGTCCCGAGGGCATCGAGTACGCCGACGGCGAGGCCGACGCCGGGCACGGCTGCGAGCTCGCCGTGGTCATCGGCGGTGACGGCACCATCCTGCGTGCGGCCGAGATCACCCACGAGAGCGGGACGCCGGTGCTGGGCGTCAACATCGGCCACGTCGGCTTCCTGGCCGAGGCCGAGGTCGATGACGTCGAGTCGACCATCGAGGCCATCGTGCAGCGTCGCTACACCACCGACGAGCGCTTCACCATCGACGTCACGGTCCACCACGACGGCGAGCTGGTCAGCAGCACCTTCGCGCTCAACGAGGCGAGCGTGGAGAAGGCGGCGCGCGAGCGGATGCTCGAGGTCGTGCTCGAGATCGACGGTCGACCGCTGTCGCGGTGGGGCTGCGACGGCGTCGTGTGTGCCACGCCCACGGGCTCGACCGCCTACAACTTCAGCGCCGGGGGGCCCATCGTGTGGCCGGGCGTCGAGGCCCTGTGCGTCGTCCCCCTGAGCGCCCACGCCCTCTTCGCCCGCCCGATGGTGGTGGCCCCGACCTCGGTGGTCGCGGTCGAGGTCCTCACCCGCAGCGACGGTGCCGGGGTGCTGTGGTGCGACGGCCGACGCACCGTCGACCTGCCTCCCGGCGCCCGCATCGAGGTCCGCCGGGGCGCCACCCCGGTGCGCCTGGTGCGCCTTCACGCTGCTCCCTTCACCGATCGGCTCGTGGCCAAGTTCGACCTGCCCGTCGAGGGGTGGCGGGGCGCCGGAGAACGCCGCCGGCGGAACGGGGGCGCGGGTGCTTGA
- the recN gene encoding DNA repair protein RecN: MLEEIRIASLGVIDDSVLELGPGLTVITGETGAGKTMIVTALGLLLGGRADSGAVRTGASRARVEGTVVTAALPDFAAAVDDAGGEVEDQRVVLGRSVSAEGRSRAFVGGATVPVSRLADLTAPLVAVHGQSDQHRLLQPSAQRRALDRYGGDAIGLPLSRYRDLHTALQATERELAEVSGQARERAREADLLRFGLGEIDAVAPVAGEDTALAAEEARLGHADALRVAAETAREALSGDGDAPDALGTTAAARNALDGVRDHDREAAGLADRIGELTYLLSDLAADVASYASGIEVDPARLAAVSERRAALTGLTRKYGESLAEVLAWRDRSAERLLDLDGTDERIETLRATRDRLRNELVEVAGTLTAARTEAAARLGAAVTSELADLAMPHARLEVAVEPRDDFGRSGRDVVELRLAANVGAEPRPLHKGASGGELSRVMLALEVTLAATGTVPTFVFDEVDAGVGGAAAVEVGRRLARLAREAQVLVVTHLPQVAAYADRHVVVAKSHDGSVTSSGLSVLDEEARERELSRMMAGLSESDNALAHARELLATAQPARAGG; encoded by the coding sequence GTGCTTGAGGAGATCCGGATCGCCTCTCTCGGGGTCATCGACGACTCGGTCCTCGAGCTCGGGCCCGGCCTGACCGTGATCACCGGGGAGACCGGTGCCGGGAAGACCATGATCGTCACCGCGCTCGGCCTGCTGCTCGGCGGCCGCGCCGACAGTGGTGCCGTGCGGACCGGCGCTTCCCGGGCACGGGTCGAGGGCACCGTCGTCACGGCCGCCCTGCCGGACTTCGCCGCGGCGGTCGACGACGCCGGGGGAGAGGTCGAGGACCAGCGGGTGGTGCTCGGTCGGTCCGTCAGCGCCGAGGGTCGCTCGCGCGCCTTCGTCGGTGGCGCGACGGTGCCCGTGAGCCGGCTGGCCGACCTCACCGCACCCCTCGTGGCCGTCCATGGTCAGTCCGACCAGCACCGGTTGCTGCAGCCCTCGGCGCAGCGGCGGGCCCTGGATCGCTACGGCGGCGACGCGATCGGCCTCCCCCTGTCTCGCTACCGCGACCTCCACACGGCCTTGCAGGCCACCGAGCGCGAGCTGGCCGAGGTCTCCGGCCAGGCCCGCGAACGCGCCCGGGAGGCCGACCTGCTCCGCTTCGGCCTCGGCGAGATCGACGCGGTGGCGCCGGTCGCCGGCGAGGACACGGCGCTGGCGGCGGAGGAGGCCCGCCTCGGTCACGCGGACGCGCTGCGGGTCGCGGCCGAGACGGCGCGGGAGGCGCTCAGCGGCGACGGTGACGCTCCCGACGCGCTCGGGACCACGGCGGCCGCCCGCAACGCGCTCGACGGAGTCCGCGACCACGACCGGGAGGCTGCCGGTCTTGCCGACCGGATCGGCGAGCTCACCTATCTGCTCTCCGACCTCGCGGCCGACGTGGCCTCCTACGCCTCGGGCATCGAGGTCGACCCCGCGCGACTGGCTGCGGTGTCGGAGCGCCGGGCGGCCCTGACCGGCCTGACGCGCAAGTACGGCGAGTCGCTGGCGGAGGTCCTCGCCTGGCGCGACCGGTCCGCCGAACGGCTCCTCGACCTCGACGGCACCGACGAACGGATCGAGACCTTGCGCGCCACCCGGGACCGGCTCCGGAATGAGCTGGTCGAGGTGGCCGGCACCCTCACGGCCGCCCGGACCGAGGCCGCGGCGCGTCTCGGCGCCGCGGTGACCAGCGAGCTCGCCGACCTCGCGATGCCGCACGCGCGGCTCGAGGTCGCGGTCGAGCCCCGCGACGACTTCGGCCGCTCGGGGCGCGACGTCGTGGAGCTGCGGCTGGCCGCCAACGTCGGCGCGGAGCCCCGACCGCTCCACAAGGGTGCCTCCGGGGGTGAGCTCTCCCGCGTGATGCTGGCCCTCGAGGTGACGCTCGCCGCGACCGGGACCGTCCCCACCTTCGTCTTCGACGAGGTCGACGCCGGGGTCGGGGGCGCGGCGGCCGTGGAGGTCGGCCGCCGCCTGGCCAGGCTGGCCCGGGAGGCCCAGGTCCTGGTGGTGACCCACCTGCCGCAGGTCGCCGCCTATGCCGACCGCCACGTCGTGGTGGCCAAGTCGCACGACGGGTCGGTCACGAGCTCGGGCCTGAGCGTGCTCGACGAGGAGGCGCGCGAGCGCGAGCTGTCGCGGATGATGGCCGGGCTGAGCGAGTCCGACAACGCGCTGGCCCACGCCCGGGAGCTGCTGGCCACGGCCCAGCCCGCACGGGCCGGCGGCTGA
- the steA gene encoding putative cytokinetic ring protein SteA: MPVRNRSSVALPGLTGTARVDRRTRVLLPRLRPGDIAVIDHLDLDRATAQALVDAQVAAVLNVSPFLSGRYPALGPAVLAQAGVLLLDRLEGGDQIADGARVRVHQEVVFTEDSPVAMGRSVDLALLTSEMDLARTGLGTQLETFTHNSTELLRREEALLLHGQGLPTPGTKVAGRPAVVVVDGHEHLLELRGIKAFLHEQRPVLIGVDGGAEVIRQAGHTPDIIVVGAGADDPDLPQAATLRSAHDVVVRVDRGNRRPVEALDRIGIRAGRVETGATTEDVALLLADAAGASVIVGVGVHASLDDFLDRQRSGLASTYLTRLRVGQRLVDATAVPILYSGRLRPRHLFWTLLLGLLAVAAAVATTPVGQEWAATAWAWVQQTWSGWFA; encoded by the coding sequence GTGCCTGTCCGCAACCGATCCTCCGTCGCCCTGCCCGGGCTCACGGGAACGGCCCGCGTGGACCGTCGTACCAGGGTGCTGCTCCCGCGCTTGCGGCCCGGCGACATCGCCGTCATCGACCACCTCGACCTCGACCGCGCCACCGCGCAGGCCCTCGTCGACGCGCAGGTCGCCGCCGTGCTCAACGTCTCACCGTTCCTCTCCGGCCGCTACCCGGCGCTGGGGCCCGCGGTCCTCGCGCAGGCGGGGGTGCTGCTGCTGGACCGCCTGGAGGGCGGTGACCAGATCGCCGACGGTGCCCGGGTGCGCGTGCACCAGGAGGTGGTCTTCACCGAGGACTCCCCGGTGGCGATGGGTCGCAGCGTCGACCTGGCGCTGCTGACCAGCGAGATGGATCTGGCCCGGACCGGGCTCGGGACCCAGCTGGAGACCTTCACCCACAACAGCACCGAGCTCCTGCGTCGCGAGGAGGCGCTGCTGCTCCACGGCCAGGGACTACCGACTCCCGGGACAAAGGTGGCCGGCAGACCTGCTGTCGTGGTGGTCGACGGGCACGAGCACCTGCTGGAGCTGCGTGGCATCAAGGCGTTCCTGCACGAGCAGCGTCCTGTGCTGATCGGCGTCGACGGGGGTGCGGAGGTGATCCGCCAGGCTGGTCACACCCCCGACATCATCGTCGTCGGCGCCGGCGCGGACGACCCGGACCTGCCGCAGGCGGCGACGCTGCGCAGCGCCCACGACGTCGTCGTCCGGGTCGACCGGGGGAACCGGCGTCCCGTCGAGGCGCTGGACCGGATCGGGATCCGCGCCGGACGGGTGGAGACCGGTGCCACCACGGAGGACGTCGCCCTGCTGCTCGCAGACGCGGCGGGGGCCTCCGTCATCGTGGGGGTGGGCGTGCACGCCTCGCTGGACGACTTCCTGGACCGGCAGCGGTCCGGCCTGGCCAGCACCTACCTGACCCGGCTGCGGGTCGGACAACGACTCGTGGACGCCACCGCGGTGCCCATCCTCTACTCCGGACGACTGCGGCCCCGGCACCTGTTCTGGACGCTGCTGCTCGGTCTGCTGGCCGTGGCCGCTGCCGTGGCCACCACACCGGTGGGTCAGGAGTGGGCGGCGACGGCCTGGGCCTGGGTCCAGCAGACGTGGTCTGGGTGGTTCGCGTGA
- a CDS encoding copper transporter: MLVRRHLVVAVALVLALATGVALGAGPLSHERLLPTTATPPPSQEPATDPGASADDLAESAAATLLGSRLDGRVVAVLSTPGADDGVVEDLVAGIREAEGSVVARWSAGRSLVSPREKTLIDTLGSQLLEQLAGGAAADDAVAYERMGQLVGRAIASPKATGVAADRDALTIRQSIGAASLLSGGGEESRLAPLLLVVLGSDIEDHVVADLVSGLSTRAAGVVVAAPAGARDLAVLDELGSVTTVDGVDGPAGRLAAVLALARADAEPGGSYGASGSDGMLPLG; this comes from the coding sequence ATGCTCGTACGTCGCCACCTCGTGGTCGCCGTGGCCCTGGTCCTCGCGCTCGCGACCGGGGTCGCGCTCGGCGCCGGTCCGTTGAGCCACGAGCGGTTGCTGCCGACCACGGCCACCCCGCCGCCTTCGCAGGAGCCCGCGACCGACCCGGGCGCCTCCGCCGACGACCTCGCCGAGTCCGCAGCCGCCACCCTGCTCGGCTCCCGGCTCGACGGACGTGTCGTGGCGGTGCTGTCGACGCCGGGGGCCGACGACGGGGTCGTCGAGGACCTGGTCGCGGGGATCCGCGAGGCCGAGGGCTCGGTGGTCGCACGCTGGAGTGCGGGCCGGTCCCTGGTCAGTCCGCGCGAGAAGACGCTCATCGACACCCTCGGCAGCCAGCTGCTGGAGCAGCTGGCCGGAGGTGCTGCCGCCGACGACGCCGTCGCCTACGAGCGGATGGGCCAGCTGGTGGGCCGGGCCATCGCCTCCCCGAAGGCCACGGGTGTGGCGGCCGACCGCGACGCCCTGACGATCCGGCAGAGCATCGGTGCGGCGAGCCTGCTGTCCGGCGGGGGCGAGGAGTCACGGCTCGCACCGCTGCTGCTGGTGGTCCTCGGGTCCGACATCGAGGACCACGTCGTCGCCGACCTGGTCTCCGGGCTGTCCACGCGGGCCGCCGGAGTCGTGGTCGCGGCGCCGGCGGGTGCCCGTGACCTGGCGGTCCTCGACGAGCTCGGGTCGGTCACCACGGTCGACGGCGTCGACGGCCCGGCAGGTCGCCTGGCCGCCGTGCTCGCCCTGGCCCGGGCCGACGCCGAACCGGGGGGCTCCTACGGTGCGTCAGGATCCGACGGAATGCTCCCGCTCGGGTAG
- a CDS encoding CTP synthase, with protein MKHATPVKHVFVTGGVASSLGKGLTASSLGNLLKARGLRVTMQKLDPYLNVDPGTMNPFQHGEVFVTNDGAETDLDIGHYERFLDTDLSQIANVTTGQVYSSVIAKERRGDYLGDTVQVIPHITNEIKDRIVAMGADGDVDVVITEVGGTVGDIESLPFLEAARQTRHDIGRDNCFFIHVSLVPFIGPSGELKTKPTQHSVAALRSIGIQPDAVVCRADRDLPEGIKRKISLMCDVDQEAVVTAADAPSIYDIPKVLHREGLDAYLVRRLNLPFRDVDWTAWDDLLRRVHHPNEEVTVALVGKYVDLPDAYLSVAEALRAGGFAHEARVHLRWVASDECESPAGAARNLHDVDAICVPGGFGIRGIEGKLGALTYARTHGIPTLGLCLGLQCMVIEYARNVAGLEKAGSTEFDPDSPEPVIATMEEQKSFVEGAGDLGGTMRLGLYPASLAEGSVVREVYGEATVQERHRHRYEVNNDYREPLAEAGLLFSGTNPELGLVEFVELPREVHPYYVATQAHPELRSRPTRPHPLFAGLIGAAIERQKAERFPIDETGLRRPPVGDEV; from the coding sequence GTGAAGCACGCGACGCCCGTCAAGCATGTGTTCGTCACCGGAGGCGTCGCCTCCTCGCTGGGGAAGGGGCTCACGGCCTCGAGTCTCGGCAACCTCCTGAAGGCGCGGGGGCTGCGCGTGACGATGCAGAAGCTCGACCCCTACCTCAACGTCGACCCGGGGACGATGAACCCCTTTCAGCACGGTGAGGTCTTCGTCACCAACGACGGCGCGGAGACCGACCTCGACATCGGGCACTACGAGCGGTTCCTCGACACCGACCTCTCCCAGATCGCCAACGTCACCACGGGGCAGGTCTACTCCAGCGTGATCGCCAAGGAGCGTCGCGGCGACTACCTCGGTGACACCGTGCAGGTGATCCCCCACATCACCAACGAGATCAAGGACCGCATCGTGGCGATGGGGGCCGACGGCGATGTCGACGTGGTGATCACCGAGGTCGGCGGCACGGTGGGCGACATCGAGTCGCTGCCGTTCCTGGAGGCCGCGCGGCAGACCCGCCACGACATCGGGCGCGACAACTGCTTCTTCATCCACGTCTCCCTCGTGCCCTTCATCGGGCCCTCCGGTGAGCTGAAGACGAAGCCGACCCAGCACTCCGTGGCGGCGCTCCGCTCGATCGGTATCCAGCCCGACGCCGTGGTGTGCCGCGCCGACCGCGATCTGCCCGAGGGCATCAAGCGCAAGATCTCCCTGATGTGCGACGTCGACCAGGAGGCCGTGGTCACCGCGGCCGACGCCCCGTCGATCTACGACATCCCCAAGGTGCTTCACCGGGAGGGGCTCGACGCCTACCTGGTGCGGCGTCTGAACCTGCCCTTCCGTGACGTCGACTGGACCGCCTGGGACGACCTGCTGCGTCGGGTCCACCACCCCAACGAGGAGGTCACCGTCGCCCTCGTGGGCAAGTACGTCGACCTGCCCGACGCCTACCTGTCCGTCGCCGAGGCGCTGCGGGCCGGAGGGTTCGCCCACGAGGCTCGCGTGCACCTGCGCTGGGTCGCCTCCGACGAGTGCGAGTCGCCGGCCGGCGCGGCCCGCAACCTGCACGACGTCGACGCGATCTGCGTGCCGGGAGGCTTCGGCATCCGCGGCATCGAGGGCAAGCTCGGCGCCCTCACCTACGCGCGGACCCACGGCATCCCGACGCTCGGCCTGTGCCTCGGACTGCAGTGCATGGTCATCGAGTACGCCCGCAACGTCGCCGGTCTCGAGAAGGCCGGGTCGACCGAGTTCGACCCCGACAGCCCGGAGCCGGTGATCGCCACCATGGAGGAGCAGAAGTCCTTCGTCGAGGGTGCCGGCGACCTCGGTGGCACGATGCGACTGGGCCTCTACCCGGCGTCGCTGGCGGAGGGCAGCGTCGTGCGCGAGGTCTACGGCGAGGCGACCGTGCAGGAGCGGCACCGCCACCGCTACGAGGTCAACAACGACTACCGGGAGCCGCTGGCCGAGGCGGGTCTGCTCTTCTCGGGCACCAACCCCGAGCTGGGTCTCGTGGAGTTCGTGGAGCTGCCGCGCGAGGTGCACCCCTACTACGTCGCCACCCAGGCCCACCCCGAGCTGCGCTCGCGGCCGACGCGGCCGCACCCGCTGTTCGCCGGGCTGATCGGTGCCGCCATCGAGCGGCAGAAGGCCGAGCGGTTCCCCATCGACGAGACCGGGCTCCGACGGCCGCCCGTGGGCGACGAGGTCTGA
- a CDS encoding NUDIX domain-containing protein, translating into MDQPRGQAPPLGDVAESWPVTDSEDLHRDDWVVALRADRITRPGDPDGEPFRRLVLEHPGAVVVLAVDERDRACCLLQYRHPAQRRFVELPAGLCDEPGEEPLAVAQRELQEEVGLAASSWAHLATTYSSPGLSTEQMHFYLARGLTDVGRDDFDLEHEEAEMSVVWVPLTELRAAVLDGRVADAPLVLAVLLADARGVGAPSARGE; encoded by the coding sequence ATGGATCAGCCGCGAGGGCAGGCGCCGCCCCTGGGCGACGTGGCGGAGAGCTGGCCGGTCACCGACAGCGAGGACCTCCACCGCGACGACTGGGTGGTGGCGCTCCGGGCCGACCGCATCACGCGGCCGGGTGACCCGGACGGGGAGCCCTTCCGGCGGCTCGTGCTCGAGCACCCGGGCGCCGTGGTGGTGCTGGCGGTCGACGAGCGCGACCGCGCGTGCTGCCTGCTGCAGTACCGCCATCCCGCGCAACGACGCTTCGTCGAGCTGCCTGCCGGGCTGTGCGACGAGCCGGGGGAGGAGCCGCTCGCCGTGGCCCAGCGGGAGCTGCAGGAGGAGGTGGGCCTGGCGGCGTCCTCGTGGGCGCACCTCGCGACGACGTACTCCTCCCCGGGCCTGAGCACCGAGCAGATGCACTTCTACCTCGCACGCGGCCTGACCGACGTGGGGCGCGACGACTTCGACCTCGAGCACGAGGAGGCGGAGATGAGCGTGGTGTGGGTGCCCCTCACGGAGCTGCGCGCCGCGGTGCTCGACGGACGGGTGGCCGACGCCCCCCTCGTGCTGGCGGTCCTCCTCGCCGATGCCCGGGGGGTCGGCGCACCATCGGCCCGCGGGGAGTAG
- the ald gene encoding alanine dehydrogenase gives MKVGVPQEVKNHEYRVALTPVGAHELTQHGHEVFVQRGAGEGSQIPDEEYVAAGARIIDDADEVWGSADMVLKVKEPIAEEYHRLREGLTLFTFLHLAADKPLTEALIESKVTAIAYETVQLPSGGLPLLYPMSEVAGCLAPQVGAHSLMKANGGRGVLMGGVGGVANAKVVIIGAGVSGQNAANIALGMGADVTLLDTDLDKLRMSFWRYNNRVHGLASSKLAIQQQVMEADMVIGAVLIPGAAAPKLVSNELVSQMKSGSVLVDIAVDQGGCFEDTRATTHADPTYEVHDSIFYCVANMPGAVPNTSTYALTNATLPYTVAVADKGWQQACRDDRSLALGLNTHAGDLTNGPVGEAVGIKAVPLDEALA, from the coding sequence GTGAAGGTCGGCGTCCCCCAGGAAGTCAAGAACCACGAGTACCGGGTGGCGCTCACCCCGGTCGGTGCCCACGAGCTGACGCAGCACGGCCACGAGGTCTTCGTGCAGCGCGGCGCCGGCGAGGGCTCGCAGATCCCCGACGAGGAGTACGTCGCCGCCGGTGCCCGGATCATCGACGACGCCGACGAGGTCTGGGGGAGCGCCGACATGGTGCTCAAGGTCAAGGAGCCGATCGCCGAGGAGTACCACCGGCTCCGGGAGGGGCTGACGCTCTTCACCTTCCTGCACCTCGCTGCCGACAAGCCGCTGACCGAGGCGCTGATCGAGAGCAAGGTGACGGCGATCGCCTACGAGACCGTGCAGCTGCCCTCCGGGGGGCTGCCGCTGCTCTACCCGATGTCCGAGGTGGCCGGGTGCCTGGCACCGCAGGTCGGTGCCCACTCGCTGATGAAGGCCAACGGGGGCCGCGGTGTGCTCATGGGAGGCGTGGGCGGCGTGGCCAACGCCAAGGTGGTCATCATCGGCGCCGGGGTGTCGGGGCAGAACGCCGCCAACATCGCCCTCGGCATGGGGGCCGACGTGACCCTGCTCGACACCGACCTCGACAAGCTGCGGATGTCGTTCTGGCGCTACAACAACAGGGTCCACGGCCTGGCCTCGTCGAAGCTCGCCATCCAGCAGCAGGTGATGGAGGCCGACATGGTGATCGGTGCCGTGCTGATCCCCGGTGCGGCCGCCCCCAAGCTGGTGAGCAACGAGCTCGTCTCGCAGATGAAGTCCGGGTCGGTGCTGGTCGACATCGCCGTCGACCAGGGCGGGTGCTTCGAGGACACCCGCGCCACGACTCACGCCGACCCGACCTACGAGGTCCACGACTCGATCTTCTACTGCGTGGCCAACATGCCCGGCGCCGTACCCAACACCTCCACCTACGCCCTCACCAACGCGACGCTGCCCTACACGGTGGCGGTCGCCGACAAGGGCTGGCAGCAGGCGTGCCGCGACGACCGGAGCCTGGCGCTGGGCCTCAACACCCACGCCGGCGACCTCACCAACGGTCCGGTGGGTGAGGCCGTGGGCATCAAGGCCGTGCCCCTGGACGAGGCCCTTGCCTGA